In Monodelphis domestica isolate mMonDom1 chromosome 4, mMonDom1.pri, whole genome shotgun sequence, one DNA window encodes the following:
- the LOC130458922 gene encoding vomeronasal type-1 receptor 1-like, with amino-acid sequence MAFHDLVFGIIFFIQTGVGVLGNFFLLCLYAITFLTGHRLKPIDSILVHLALSNSIVLIIKGIPQTMLALGLKIFLDNFACKFIIYIHRVARSLSLTFTCLLSVFQMITISSFTWFKLSGLKNKLPKNIVTFCLFSWILCILMNIYMFANIQNFRENSNNTRTWHMGFCLGFASGSFKALIFVITFSIPDFLCVGCMVMASGYLVLFLHRHHQVVQHIYSSSFIPRTSPETRATHTILMLVSTYVSFNSINSIMAIYLFPFEKYHQWLMPTSAFLAACFPAISPFVLISHDSRILHLYYSTLGKDKLPNSSS; translated from the coding sequence ATGGCTTTTCATGATTTGGTTTTTGGCATCATCTTCTTCATTCAGACAGGTGTTGGTGTCCTGGGAAACTTCTTCCTCCTTTGTCTTTATGCCATCACTTTTCTCACTGGCCACAGACTGAAGCCCATAGATTCCATTTTGGTCCATTTAGCTTTGTCAAACTCTATAGTGCTTATTATCAAAGGAATCCCCCAGACAATGCTTGCTTTGGGCCTGAaaattttcctggataattttgCATGTAAATTCATCATTTACATCCACCGAGTGGCCCGAAGTCTTTCCCTGACCTTTACCTGCCTCCTGAGTGTATTTCAGATGATCACTATCAGCTCCTTTACCTGGTTTAAATTGTCAGGACTCAAAAATAAACTTCCAAAGAATATCGTCACCTTCTGCCTTTTCTCCTGGATCCTGTGTATACTGATGAATATCTATATGTTTGCAAATATACAGAACTTTAGAGAAAATAGTAACAATACCAGGACATGGCATATGGGATTCTGTTTAGGTTTTGCTTCAGGTTCATTCAAAGCCTTAATATTTGTAATTACGTTCTCCATCCCTGATTTCCTGTGTGTGGGATGCATGGTCATGGCCAGTGGCTATCTGGTGCTTTTCTTACATAGGCACCATCAAGTAGTCCAGCATATTTACAGCTCCAGCTTTATCCCAAGAACCTCACCTGAGACAAGGGCCACCCATACCATCTTGATGTTGGTAAGCACCTATGTCTCCTTCAACTCAATCAATTCTATTATGGCaatttatctttttccatttgagaaaTATCATCAGTGGTTGATGCCTACCTCAGCTTTCTTAGCTGCATGTTTCCCAGCCATCAGTCCCTTTGTTCTGATCTCCCATGATTCTAGAATTCTCCATTTGTACTACTCAACTCTGGGGAAAGACAAACTCCCCAATTCTTCTTCCTAG
- the monDomV1R1225 gene encoding vomeronasal 1 receptor monDomV1R1225 (The RefSeq protein has 5 substitutions compared to this genomic sequence) — MAFHDLVFGIIFFIQTGVGVLGNFFLLCLYAITFLTGHRLKPIDSILVHLALSNFIVLIIKGIPQTMLALGLKIFLDNFACKFIIYIHRVARSLSLTFTCLLSVFQMITISSFTWFKLSGLKNKLPKNIVTFCLFSWILCLLMNIYMFANIQNFRENSNNTRIWHMGFCLGFTSGSFKAILLVITFSIPDFLCVGCMVMASGYLVLFLHRHHQVVQHIHSSSFIPRTSPETRATHTILVLVSTYVSFNSINSIMVIYLFQFEKYHQWLMTTSAFLAACFPAISPFVLIFHDSRILHLYYSTLGKDKLPNSSS, encoded by the coding sequence ATGGCTTTTCATGATTTGGTTTTTGGCATCATCTTCTTCATTCAGACAGGTGTTGGTGTCCTGGGAAACTTCTTCCTCCTTTGTCTTTATGCCATCACTTTTCTCACTGGCCACAGACTGAAGCCCATAGATTCCATTTTGGTCCATTTAGCTTTGTCAAACTCTATAGTGCTTATTATCAAAGGAATCCCCCAGACAATGCTTGCTTTGGGCCTGAaaattttcctggataattttgCATGTAAATTCATCATTTACATCCACCGAGTGGCCCGAAGTCTTTCCCTGACCTTTACCTGCCTCCTGAGTGTATTTCAGGTGATCACTATCAGCTCCTTTACCTGGTTTAAATTGTCAGGACTCAAAAATAAACTTCCAAAGAATATCGTCACCTTCTGCCTTTTCTCCTGGATCCTGTGTATACTGATGAATATCTATATGTTTGCAAATATACAGAACTTTAGAGAAAATAGTAACAACACCAGGATATGGCATATGGGATTCTGTTTAGGTTTTACTTCAGGTTCATTCAAAGCCTTACTATTGGTAATTACGTTCTCCATCCCTGATTTCCTGTGTGTGGGATGCATGGTCATGGCTAGTGGCTATCTGGTGCTTTTCTTACATAGGCACCATCAAGTAGTCCAGCATATTCACAGCTCCAGCTTTATCCCAAGAACCTCACCTGAGACAAGGGCCACCCATACCATCTTGGTGTTGGTAAGCACCTATGTCTCCTTCAACTCAATCAATTCTATTATGGTAATTTATCTCTTTCAATTTGAGAAATATCATCAGTGGTTGATGACTACCTCAGCTTTCTTAGCTGCATGTTTCCCAGCCATCAGTCCCTTTGTTCTGATCTCCCATGATTCTAGAATTCTCCATTTGTACTACTCAACTCTGGGGAAAGACAAACTCCCCAATTCTTCTTCCTAG